From one bacterium genomic stretch:
- a CDS encoding DUF4097 family beta strand repeat protein, giving the protein MFKKKSLAVVALISFLSVAALYAAKETKTVQKDIDFISGGKISVSTVNGSIKINTWAKSSVQVFADITVKSSSMRYTKEMMDRVKINVNKIDNRLEISADYPKKNGNFFDWIFGKRVNVSVCFRITLPQKSGLKLRTVNGGITVENVDGSVRMESTNGRLRGEDLTGGLYAKTVNGSINVIVNPKSDNSGITLKSVNGGIKLSMPEGVKATLSASTVNGSIGSDFDVTISGKYASKKARGEINGGGARVSISTVNGGISIRKE; this is encoded by the coding sequence ATGTTTAAAAAGAAAAGTCTGGCCGTTGTTGCTTTAATATCTTTTTTATCTGTAGCCGCTCTTTATGCTGCAAAAGAAACAAAAACAGTTCAGAAGGATATTGATTTTATCTCAGGCGGTAAAATTTCAGTAAGCACAGTTAACGGGAGCATTAAGATAAATACCTGGGCCAAATCTTCTGTGCAGGTCTTTGCAGATATTACTGTTAAATCAAGCTCGATGCGTTATACTAAAGAGATGATGGACAGAGTAAAGATAAATGTTAACAAGATTGACAACAGGCTTGAGATCAGTGCTGACTATCCAAAAAAGAACGGCAATTTTTTTGACTGGATTTTTGGGAAAAGAGTTAATGTCAGTGTATGCTTCCGTATTACTTTACCTCAGAAAAGCGGTTTAAAGTTAAGAACTGTTAATGGCGGAATAACAGTAGAGAATGTTGACGGCTCTGTCCGTATGGAGAGTACAAACGGGAGGTTAAGGGGAGAAGACTTAACAGGCGGCCTTTATGCTAAAACAGTGAACGGCAGTATAAATGTAATTGTAAATCCAAAGTCTGATAACAGCGGAATTACTCTTAAATCAGTAAACGGCGGAATTAAGCTCTCCATGCCTGAAGGTGTTAAAGCAACTCTTAGTGCATCAACTGTAAACGGCAGTATAGGAAGTGATTTTGATGTAACAATTAGCGGGAAATATGCCAGTAAAAAAGCCAGGGGTGAAATTAACGGAGGTGGTGCAAGAGTGAGTATTTCCACTGTTAACGGAGGAATATCAATAAGGAAGGAATAG